Within Prochlorococcus marinus XMU1411, the genomic segment TTTTAAAAACTAATATCATTGTAACTAAAAGAGCTGGACCAAAAACTAGTAAAAAGAGAAGAAAGTTATTAATTATTAAAACATTAGGATTCAAATACCCAATAAGTTTAAATAATCCAGACAGCAACAATGAAATTATCCAGATAAAAAAGTATTTTAAATTTGCTTTATCAAACAAAGTTTTTCGTGTGCATCATTATGTATTATCTTATATATAGAACTTAACCTTTAATGGACTCAAATAAACTAAAACTTAGATTAGACGATATTTCTGAAGTCAATCCTGCTTTAACTTGCTACCACAGAGATGACCCAGCTCCGGTTTTACCATTAAGAGATGAACCTGATCTGCTATCTTGGCTTGAAAATACAGGAAGACTTGTTGCAGAAAATGAAGGAGATTCACAAGAAATTAGTACTATAGAAGAAGAAGAACTTTCAGCATTAATGGGAGAAAAGGAAGATTATAAGACTGAAGAAGACTCTTCAGAAGATGATTGGGAAGATTAATAAGTTTAACTACAAATCGTTATCAATATTAAATACTTTTGTTTTAGTAGTAACCTCCTATTTTTTTAATAGTTTTATTCTTTTTGGAGTTTTCACGTTATTTTTTTTTATTTCTTTATTAACAACAAAGAATGGTCTAAAAATAATCAGAAAATTAAATTTACTTCAGAACATTAGAACTGAAGGTCCTGCTAATCACTATAAAAAAAGTGATACCCCAACAATGGGAGGGATTTTTATGATAGTCCCTTTTTTAATTTTTCTTTTGATAATAACTATAAGTTTAGAATCTCTAAAATTATTTCTTTTATTACTAACTATTTTTGGCTTTTTTATTATAGGGTTTTTAGATGATTATTTAAGTATTAAGAACAAAGAAAATACAGGGTTAAAAACAAAAGAAAAATTTGCTTTACAAAGTATCATCTCAATAATTTTTATATTGTTAGCCTATGAAAAAAATTTAATAAGTCCGTTAATAACAGTATCTGACTCTTGGGGAATAAATATGAATATTTTCATATTGCCAATTTCTTTTTTAGTACTAGTTGGCATAAGTAATTCAGTAAATTTAACTGATGGCCTTGATGGATTAGCAGCAGGATGCAGTGGTATTGTCTTTTATGGATTAGGAACAGAAATATTGATGAAAGAACAGCAAGAACTTTTTGTTTTTAGTATCCTATGTTATTCAATGTCCGGCATATGCTTAGGATTTCTTAAGTACAATAGTTATCCTGCAAAAATATTTATGGGTGACACAGGATCTCTAAGTATTGGTGCAATTCTGGGTTCTATAGCATTATTAACCGATAGCGTTTTTACCCTATCTATTTTCTCAGGAATATTTATTGTTGAATCATTATCGGTAATGATTCAAGTAGGTTTTTTTAAAATTACAAAAAAATTATTTCACAGAGGTAAACGCATATTTTTAATGGCTCCACTGCATCACCATTTTGAACTACAAGGAGTTAAGGAACAAAAAATAGTTGAAAATTTTTGGAAGATCAACATTTTACTTATAA encodes:
- the mraY gene encoding phospho-N-acetylmuramoyl-pentapeptide-transferase, producing the protein MIGKINKFNYKSLSILNTFVLVVTSYFFNSFILFGVFTLFFFISLLTTKNGLKIIRKLNLLQNIRTEGPANHYKKSDTPTMGGIFMIVPFLIFLLIITISLESLKLFLLLLTIFGFFIIGFLDDYLSIKNKENTGLKTKEKFALQSIISIIFILLAYEKNLISPLITVSDSWGINMNIFILPISFLVLVGISNSVNLTDGLDGLAAGCSGIVFYGLGTEILMKEQQELFVFSILCYSMSGICLGFLKYNSYPAKIFMGDTGSLSIGAILGSIALLTDSVFTLSIFSGIFIVESLSVMIQVGFFKITKKLFHRGKRIFLMAPLHHHFELQGVKEQKIVENFWKINILLIILGIVLKINL
- a CDS encoding DUF3134 family protein yields the protein MDSNKLKLRLDDISEVNPALTCYHRDDPAPVLPLRDEPDLLSWLENTGRLVAENEGDSQEISTIEEEELSALMGEKEDYKTEEDSSEDDWED